The following proteins are encoded in a genomic region of Sesamum indicum cultivar Zhongzhi No. 13 linkage group LG8, S_indicum_v1.0, whole genome shotgun sequence:
- the LOC105167667 gene encoding ubiquitin-conjugating enzyme E2 2, which produces MSTPARKRLMRDFKRLQQDPPAGISGAPYDNNIMLWNAVIFGPDDTPWDGGTFKLTLQFTEDYPNKPPTVRFISRMFHPNIYADGSICLDILQNQWSPIYDVAAILTSIQSLLCDPNPNSPANSEAARLFSENKREYNRKVREIVEQSWTAD; this is translated from the exons ATGTCGACACCGGCGAGGAAGCGATTAATGAGGGATTTCAAGCGGTTACAGCAGGACCCTCCGGCTGGCATCAGCGGTGCGCCATATGATAACAATATTATGCTCTGGAATGCCGTTATATTTGG TCCAGATGATACTCCTTGGGATGGAG GCACGTTTAAGTTGACACTTCAATTCACGGAAGATTATCCAAATAAGCCCCCGACAGTGAGATTCATTTCAAGAATGTTCCATCCCAACA TTTATGCAGATGGAAGTATTTGCTTGGATATTTTGCAAAATCAGTGGAGTCCAATATATGATGTAGCTGCTATACTTACATCTATTCAG TCACTGCTCTGTGATCCAAATCCAAATTCACCAGCAAACTCTGAGGCTGCAAGACTGTTCAGTGAGAACAAACGTGAGTACAACAGGAAGGTGCGCGAAATTGTTGAGCAGAGTTGGACAGCAGACTAG
- the LOC105167668 gene encoding uncharacterized protein LOC105167668 isoform X2, which translates to MVVHRPPIFDRRETERGYWEWYYNITRNFVSSSTDRRAESGYQPGEAHLLQANEVNALETLCRSRPSNIEGYSQLVDRFEHRLHIIKEAITQQPQQIASPSDDAPTTSYRQSRSCSRMSTGSVERHDIGVDIAGPSTVYPPQPPQDYYMPQPSQDEWFQSTPYMPNQTQDYSFDLGFGINQTYAQGYNISPIPFP; encoded by the exons ATGGTTGTACATAGGCCTCCCATTTTCGATAGAAGGGAAACAGAACGAGGTTATTGGGAATGGTACTAcaacataacaagaaatttcgTATCGTCATCTACCGATAGACGTGCGGAAAGCGGGTACCAACCTGGAGAAGCACATCTGTTGCAA GCAAATGAGGTGAATGCCCTTGAAACTTTATGTCGATCTAGACCATCAAATATTGAAGGATATAGTCAATTGGTGGATAGATTTGAACATAGGTTACATATTATCAAGGAAGCTATAACCCAACAGCCACAACAAATTGCTTCTCCATCCGATGATGCTCCCACAACATCCTACAGGCAAAGCAGAAGTTGTAGCCGAATGTCTACTGGTTCAGTTGAACGTCATGATATTGGAGTGGATATAGCTGGTCCTTCTACAGTATATCCACCTCAACCGcctcaagattattatatGCCTCAACCGTCTCAAGACGAATGGTTTCAATCGACTCCATATATGCCAAACCAAACACAAGATTATTCTTTTGATCTTGGTTTTGGTATTAATCAAACATATGCACaaggatataatatttcaccaattccATTTCCATAG
- the LOC105167668 gene encoding uncharacterized protein LOC105167668 isoform X1, translated as MQCQHKKQSGNWWDAAIATAPYGATWNCQHTCTSTVRGTVRVIREILDEMQADQANEVNALETLCRSRPSNIEGYSQLVDRFEHRLHIIKEAITQQPQQIASPSDDAPTTSYRQSRSCSRMSTGSVERHDIGVDIAGPSTVYPPQPPQDYYMPQPSQDEWFQSTPYMPNQTQDYSFDLGFGINQTYAQGYNISPIPFP; from the exons ATGCAATGCCAGCACAAAAAGCAAAGCGGCAATTGGTGGGACGCTGCAATTGCTACAG caccatatggtgctaCTTGGAATTGTCAGCACACTTGCACCAGCACAGTACGGGGAACTGTCCGAGTCATACGAGAAATTCTGGATGAGATGCAGGCGGATCag GCAAATGAGGTGAATGCCCTTGAAACTTTATGTCGATCTAGACCATCAAATATTGAAGGATATAGTCAATTGGTGGATAGATTTGAACATAGGTTACATATTATCAAGGAAGCTATAACCCAACAGCCACAACAAATTGCTTCTCCATCCGATGATGCTCCCACAACATCCTACAGGCAAAGCAGAAGTTGTAGCCGAATGTCTACTGGTTCAGTTGAACGTCATGATATTGGAGTGGATATAGCTGGTCCTTCTACAGTATATCCACCTCAACCGcctcaagattattatatGCCTCAACCGTCTCAAGACGAATGGTTTCAATCGACTCCATATATGCCAAACCAAACACAAGATTATTCTTTTGATCTTGGTTTTGGTATTAATCAAACATATGCACaaggatataatatttcaccaattccATTTCCATAG